One stretch of Leadbetterella byssophila DSM 17132 DNA includes these proteins:
- a CDS encoding deoxynucleoside kinase: MHIAITGNIGAGKTTLAEKLASHYGWEVYYEAVDGNPYLAPFYDDMPLWSFHLQIFFLNTRFEQVLKIKERSDKTIIQDRTIYEDAYIFAQNLYESGHMNETDFTTYKSLFNTIMRAISPPDLMIYLKADLPRLQKGIRKRGREYEQNIDPNYLLGLNELYSKFAQQYHHGKFLEIDVNDLDFVENEADFRKITDLLEKNINIGTQLKI; the protein is encoded by the coding sequence ATGCACATAGCCATAACAGGCAACATTGGCGCAGGAAAAACTACCCTCGCCGAAAAACTGGCTTCCCATTACGGATGGGAAGTGTATTATGAAGCCGTAGACGGAAATCCTTATCTAGCACCCTTTTACGATGACATGCCCCTATGGTCGTTTCATCTTCAAATCTTCTTTTTGAATACCCGCTTCGAACAGGTACTTAAAATCAAGGAACGCTCTGACAAAACCATTATTCAGGACCGCACCATCTATGAGGACGCTTACATCTTCGCTCAGAATCTATATGAAAGCGGACACATGAATGAAACAGACTTCACCACCTACAAAAGTTTGTTTAACACCATAATGCGCGCCATCTCTCCACCTGATTTAATGATCTACCTAAAGGCAGATTTACCTAGACTGCAAAAAGGGATAAGAAAAAGAGGTAGAGAATACGAACAGAATATAGATCCGAACTACTTGTTGGGTCTGAATGAATTATACTCTAAGTTTGCCCAACAGTACCATCACGGGAAATTCCTTGAAATTGATGTAAATGATCTGGACTTCGTGGAAAATGAAGCTGACTTTAGGAAGATTACAGATCTTTTGGAAAAGAACATCAACATTGGTACCCAACTTAAGATTTAA
- the surE gene encoding 5'/3'-nucleotidase SurE, protein MKPLILVTNDDGITSKGIKVLIEEMSELGEVFVVAPDSPNSGMGHAITVASTIHIKKSPIFGSIESYECSGTPADCVKLAKHEFLKDRKIDLLVSGINHGANSSISVIYSGTMSAAIEGAIEGIPSIGFSLDDFDYNADFGHIRKYVREIAAHVLKNGLPADTALNVNFPKASAGPIKGVKVGRQTRGYWHEEFDSRVDPSGRPYFWMGGHYVNSEPKAEDTDVWALENNYVSVFPCHFDLTHYKALAEIKGLEDII, encoded by the coding sequence ATGAAACCATTGATTTTGGTTACGAATGACGACGGCATTACTTCGAAAGGCATTAAAGTCTTGATCGAAGAGATGTCTGAACTAGGTGAAGTTTTTGTAGTTGCGCCGGACAGTCCGAACTCAGGAATGGGCCATGCCATTACGGTAGCTTCCACTATTCACATAAAAAAATCTCCCATTTTTGGTAGCATTGAATCTTACGAATGTTCCGGGACACCAGCAGACTGCGTAAAACTTGCCAAACATGAATTTTTGAAAGACAGAAAGATAGATTTGCTGGTGAGTGGTATCAATCATGGAGCAAATTCTTCCATTTCTGTCATCTACTCAGGAACCATGTCTGCCGCTATAGAAGGGGCTATAGAGGGCATACCTTCCATAGGGTTCTCTCTGGATGATTTCGATTACAATGCAGACTTTGGACATATTAGAAAATATGTTCGCGAAATAGCTGCACATGTTTTGAAGAATGGATTACCCGCTGATACGGCATTGAATGTCAACTTTCCCAAAGCAAGTGCTGGCCCTATCAAGGGTGTGAAAGTGGGCAGACAAACGCGTGGATATTGGCACGAAGAATTTGATTCCAGAGTAGATCCAAGCGGAAGACCTTACTTCTGGATGGGGGGACATTACGTAAATTCAGAACCTAAGGCTGAAGATACTGATGTGTGGGCCCTAGAGAATAATTATGTCTCTGTATTCCCATGCCACTTTGACCTCACCCACTACAAAGCACTGGCTGAGATCAAAGGTCTTGAAGATATCATTTAG
- a CDS encoding c-type cytochrome codes for MKTLKKTGLYVLGIFSLLLILAIIVLFTLFPKVDTAPELTVERTPERIERGRYIANAVAVCMDCHSQRDWSSYSGPMVPGTLGMGGERFSREMGFPGVFYSKNITPAALSGWTDGEIYRTITSGVDREGKALFPVMPFHSYNQLHDEDIFSIIAYIRSLDPIENEIPERTVDFPVNLLVRTFPNKRNQVDQIPDKADKVAYGRYVTTMAGCIDCHTPVKKGNIILEEIFSGGRAFEMPGGTLVSSNLTPHNTGIANWTEAQFISTFKQYQDSTYVSPKLGATDMNTLMPWMMYSTMKEEDLRAIFAYLKSLPPIERTVQKFVPKN; via the coding sequence ATGAAAACCTTAAAAAAAACTGGCCTATATGTACTAGGCATATTTTCTTTATTATTAATCCTAGCCATAATAGTTCTTTTCACCTTATTCCCTAAGGTTGACACTGCACCTGAATTAACAGTAGAACGTACTCCTGAAAGAATAGAAAGGGGTAGATATATCGCAAATGCAGTTGCCGTTTGTATGGATTGTCATTCCCAAAGGGACTGGAGCAGTTACTCAGGCCCCATGGTGCCCGGAACGCTGGGTATGGGAGGTGAAAGATTTTCGAGAGAAATGGGTTTCCCTGGTGTTTTTTACTCCAAAAACATCACTCCCGCTGCTTTGTCCGGCTGGACAGACGGTGAGATCTATAGAACCATTACCAGTGGAGTTGACAGAGAAGGAAAAGCACTTTTCCCTGTAATGCCTTTTCACTCGTATAACCAGCTGCATGATGAGGATATCTTTTCCATCATAGCTTATATCAGAAGTTTAGATCCTATAGAGAATGAAATTCCGGAAAGAACGGTAGATTTCCCTGTCAACTTATTGGTTCGTACCTTCCCTAACAAACGCAATCAAGTGGACCAAATACCGGACAAGGCAGATAAGGTAGCTTACGGTAGATATGTTACCACTATGGCCGGCTGTATCGATTGCCACACCCCTGTCAAAAAGGGGAACATAATTCTTGAAGAAATTTTTTCTGGAGGTAGGGCATTTGAAATGCCTGGGGGCACTTTAGTGTCTTCAAACCTTACCCCACATAATACAGGTATTGCTAATTGGACAGAGGCTCAGTTCATCAGCACCTTCAAACAGTATCAGGATTCCACTTACGTTTCTCCAAAATTAGGTGCCACAGATATGAATACCCTCATGCCGTGGATGATGTACAGTACCATGAAGGAAGAGGACTTAAGAGCTATTTTTGCTTACCTAAAATCCCTTCCTCCTATTGAGAGAACCGTTCAAAAGTTCGTTCCAAAGAACTAA
- a CDS encoding NUDIX domain-containing protein, whose protein sequence is MSNKWKKLDSQTVYENPWIEVQHHEVINPSGGKGIYGQVNFKNLAIGIVPLDKEGNTYLVGQHRFPIDEYSWEIPEGGCPHDEDILDCAKRELLEETGLRAEKWTQISKIHTSNSVCNETGFIFLAEELTQGEAEPEETEDLVVRKVSLEEAFQMVMKDEITDSLSIAGILKTRLLRKY, encoded by the coding sequence ATGAGCAATAAGTGGAAAAAATTAGATTCTCAAACTGTATACGAGAATCCATGGATAGAAGTGCAGCACCATGAAGTAATAAATCCTTCAGGAGGGAAAGGCATCTATGGACAAGTCAATTTTAAGAATCTGGCCATAGGAATAGTACCTTTGGATAAAGAGGGTAATACCTACTTAGTAGGACAACATAGATTTCCTATAGATGAATACAGTTGGGAAATTCCTGAAGGTGGATGCCCACATGACGAAGACATTCTTGATTGTGCTAAAAGGGAACTTCTAGAGGAGACAGGACTTCGTGCTGAAAAATGGACACAAATCTCCAAGATACATACGTCTAACTCGGTCTGTAATGAAACGGGATTCATCTTTCTGGCCGAAGAATTAACCCAAGGCGAAGCGGAACCTGAGGAGACAGAAGATCTCGTGGTTAGAAAAGTTTCTTTAGAAGAGGCTTTCCAAATGGTTATGAAGGATGAAATCACGGATTCCCTTTCTATAGCAGGAATATTGAAAACCAGATTATTAAGGAAATATTGA
- a CDS encoding MBL fold metallo-hydrolase: protein MKVEQIYTGCLAQGAYYICSEGEAAIIDPLREVGPYLQRAEKDQSTIKYVFETHFHADFVSGHLDLSKKTGAPIVYGPTAKPNFPAKIAEDGEIFTIGKIKIQAIHTPGHTLESTCYLLIDEEDKPKALFTGDTLFIGDVGRPDLAQKVVEDLTQDKLAGMLYDSLRNKIMPLPDDIIIYPAHGAGSACGKNMSKETSDTLGHQKQTNYALRDITKEQFIKEVTDGLLPPPIYFPENVKMNISGYESLDTVMERGLQALDAEGFETAANATGALILDTRSPQEFAKGFIPNSINIGIDGSFAPWVGALIPDIRQEILLVTEPGREQEVITRLARVGYDKTIGYLKGGIESWKGKEMDHITSISPQDFVDNHFPVENILDVRKPTEFQTGHLETAKNVPLDFINENLSELDKDQTYYIHCAGGYRSMIFASILKSRGFENVVDIQGGYKALVETGTPTTV, encoded by the coding sequence ATGAAAGTAGAACAGATTTATACGGGTTGTTTAGCTCAAGGAGCATATTATATCTGCTCAGAGGGCGAAGCGGCCATCATTGATCCATTACGCGAAGTTGGCCCCTACCTCCAACGTGCAGAAAAGGATCAATCTACCATTAAATATGTTTTTGAAACTCATTTTCATGCCGATTTTGTCAGTGGACACCTGGACCTTTCGAAGAAAACGGGAGCGCCAATCGTTTACGGTCCCACTGCAAAACCTAATTTCCCTGCCAAAATAGCTGAAGATGGAGAGATCTTCACCATAGGAAAGATAAAGATCCAAGCCATACATACACCGGGACACACCTTAGAGAGCACATGCTATCTACTCATCGATGAGGAAGATAAGCCAAAAGCACTCTTTACCGGTGACACCCTATTTATAGGTGACGTGGGCAGACCTGACCTGGCACAAAAGGTAGTGGAGGATCTGACTCAAGATAAATTAGCCGGCATGCTCTATGATTCTTTGAGAAACAAAATCATGCCTTTACCGGATGACATCATCATATATCCGGCTCATGGTGCCGGTTCTGCCTGTGGAAAAAACATGAGTAAAGAAACTTCTGACACTCTAGGCCATCAAAAACAGACCAACTACGCATTAAGGGATATCACTAAGGAGCAGTTTATCAAAGAAGTTACAGATGGACTCCTGCCTCCGCCTATCTATTTCCCTGAGAACGTAAAAATGAACATCAGTGGATACGAAAGCTTAGATACGGTGATGGAGAGAGGCTTACAAGCCCTGGATGCTGAAGGTTTTGAAACCGCTGCAAATGCTACTGGAGCACTCATCTTAGACACCAGAAGTCCTCAAGAATTTGCGAAAGGATTTATTCCAAATTCCATCAATATTGGAATAGATGGAAGCTTTGCACCTTGGGTAGGTGCACTTATTCCGGATATCCGACAAGAAATTCTACTAGTGACCGAACCAGGCAGAGAACAAGAAGTCATCACGCGTCTGGCTCGCGTGGGTTATGATAAAACTATCGGCTATCTGAAAGGAGGTATTGAAAGTTGGAAAGGCAAAGAAATGGACCATATCACCTCTATCAGCCCTCAAGACTTTGTAGATAATCACTTTCCGGTAGAAAATATTTTGGATGTTAGAAAACCTACAGAATTCCAAACAGGACATCTAGAGACCGCAAAGAATGTTCCTTTGGATTTCATCAATGAAAACCTATCTGAACTGGACAAGGATCAGACTTATTATATCCATTGCGCAGGAGGTTACAGGTCCATGATCTTCGCATCCATATTAAAATCCAGAGGCTTTGAAAATGTAGTAGATATACAAGGAGGCTACAAAGCTTTAGTAGAAACCGGAACGCCTACTACCGTATGA
- a CDS encoding sulfite exporter TauE/SafE family protein, translating to MEAFGYLAAIAIGITLGMIGGGGSILTIPLLVYVFGIDPILATLYSLFIVGSTSWVGGIPKYTQGLVNLRTALLFGIPSIISVLLTRAFIAPAIPNTILRIGNFQLEKSVFLMLLFASLMIGASLSMIKDKRIRRNMMRSKSAEVKTTRIMLEGVMVGILTGLVGAGGGFLIIPALILFGKLPMKIAVGTSLIIIAANSSIGFLSGLSHHAEEIDWKFLLTLTALAIIGIFLGHRISKKWDGERLKKNFGRLILVLGITILVLEGIKIIKM from the coding sequence ATGGAAGCATTTGGATACCTGGCCGCCATTGCCATAGGAATTACCTTGGGAATGATTGGAGGAGGAGGCTCTATACTCACTATTCCTCTTCTTGTATATGTATTTGGGATTGACCCCATCTTGGCTACCCTTTATTCCCTATTTATAGTAGGCTCAACCAGTTGGGTAGGTGGAATCCCTAAATACACGCAAGGATTGGTGAACCTCCGTACGGCCTTATTATTCGGTATTCCATCCATCATATCCGTTTTACTTACACGTGCATTTATAGCTCCGGCTATACCGAATACCATATTGAGAATTGGGAATTTCCAATTGGAAAAATCCGTATTCCTCATGCTACTTTTCGCATCTCTGATGATAGGTGCATCCTTATCTATGATTAAGGATAAAAGAATCCGCAGGAACATGATGCGATCTAAATCAGCTGAGGTTAAGACTACCCGAATCATGCTGGAAGGAGTAATGGTGGGTATTTTGACCGGCCTTGTAGGTGCGGGTGGAGGCTTTTTGATCATCCCAGCCCTGATCCTATTCGGCAAATTACCCATGAAGATTGCAGTGGGAACTTCCCTCATTATCATTGCAGCAAATTCTTCTATAGGATTCTTGAGTGGCCTAAGTCATCATGCGGAAGAAATAGACTGGAAATTCCTCTTGACATTAACTGCATTAGCCATTATAGGTATCTTCTTGGGACATAGAATTTCAAAAAAATGGGATGGAGAGCGACTGAAAAAAAACTTTGGGCGCTTGATTTTGGTTTTAGGTATAACGATCCTGGTTTTGGAGGGAATTAAAATAATTAAAATGTGA
- a CDS encoding Ppx/GppA phosphatase family protein, which produces MNKAIIDLGTNTFHVLIFNEKEVVYKQSTAAKLGMGGINQGLITEEGIERGVKVLQQFREKLDQFQVEKIFAFGTSALRVAKNQAQVLQAFEDRTGIKVSVIDGEEEAQLIYEGVRKAVPIEKVSLIVDIGGGSVEFILCNPDKILWKQSFEIGGQRLVEKYMNKDPLPMQEIPRMQSYFREALLPLTNAIHQYSPEVLIGSSGSFDTLNDMYFQRTKGTWPPQDQAGFDYPLSEFQSAYEQLVFQDREKRMAIPGMRELRVDMIVVAMVLIRFLIEEYKISEVKISNYALKEGAMNYAQ; this is translated from the coding sequence ATGAATAAAGCCATTATAGATCTTGGTACGAATACCTTCCACGTGTTGATTTTCAATGAAAAGGAGGTGGTTTATAAGCAGTCCACGGCTGCTAAACTGGGTATGGGAGGTATAAACCAAGGTCTGATTACAGAGGAGGGGATAGAAAGAGGAGTAAAAGTACTTCAACAATTCCGTGAGAAATTAGATCAGTTTCAGGTAGAGAAAATCTTTGCTTTCGGCACTTCGGCCTTGCGTGTTGCTAAGAACCAGGCGCAAGTTCTGCAGGCATTTGAAGACAGGACCGGAATTAAAGTCTCAGTAATTGATGGGGAAGAAGAGGCTCAATTGATTTACGAAGGAGTCAGGAAGGCGGTACCTATAGAGAAGGTTTCTTTGATTGTAGATATTGGAGGAGGAAGTGTAGAGTTTATCTTGTGCAATCCTGATAAGATACTTTGGAAGCAAAGTTTTGAGATAGGAGGGCAGAGACTAGTGGAGAAATACATGAATAAAGACCCCTTGCCTATGCAAGAGATTCCTAGAATGCAAAGTTACTTTAGAGAAGCTCTTTTGCCTTTAACGAACGCCATACATCAATATTCTCCCGAAGTACTGATTGGCTCAAGTGGTAGTTTCGACACCTTGAATGATATGTACTTTCAGAGGACAAAAGGCACTTGGCCTCCACAGGATCAGGCCGGGTTTGATTATCCTTTGTCGGAATTTCAATCTGCATACGAGCAATTAGTTTTTCAGGATAGAGAAAAGAGGATGGCCATTCCTGGCATGCGTGAGCTTAGGGTGGACATGATTGTAGTAGCCATGGTTTTGATCCGGTTCCTGATTGAAGAGTATAAGATCAGTGAGGTCAAGATTTCCAATTATGCATTGAAAGAAGGAGCAATGAATTATGCACAATAA
- a CDS encoding NFACT RNA binding domain-containing protein translates to MHNNYFFLRRYAPELNEKLRGKILTSAFSQDKDEVILEFSEEEYLKCILKPEFSVVILMPEFHRAKRNSATLWEDLYGQKVVSVRVGKNERAIRIDLEQATLVLKLFRPNLMIFDGNLRMFNQRLITDRELTLDSFDRDISDDKETFIRVGYKKQFYTLGKDLIAYLDEKTRGLDADQTWEEIQALLAYLEHPKIYLNRTLPAISLLEGEEMNSASQAIQVFAQLYLKSNGLERLRQQRLQINARDLAKTTAYIEELERKKAKWESGLKNEEIGHLIMAHLHLIPDGATEVSLPNFYGTGEVKVKLKKELSAQKNAESYYRKSKNERIEQENLERNIERAYGRLEALEEERELISSTEDPKVLRRVEKAKEIEFPFKEFIYKKVKIWVGKNAKNNDLLITRYAHKDEWWLHARDTTGSHVIIKHVSPSAEILEYAARIAAYYSKRKSEGLVPVQVTQRKFIRKGKNLPAGQVIVDKEQTLLVEPHPGL, encoded by the coding sequence ATGCACAATAATTATTTCTTTTTAAGGCGATATGCCCCGGAGTTAAATGAGAAATTGAGGGGTAAAATCTTGACTTCCGCGTTTTCTCAGGATAAAGACGAGGTCATTCTGGAATTTTCGGAGGAGGAATACTTGAAATGTATCTTGAAGCCAGAATTCTCTGTGGTCATTCTTATGCCTGAATTTCATAGAGCTAAAAGGAATTCCGCTACTCTTTGGGAGGATTTGTATGGCCAAAAGGTGGTAAGTGTTAGAGTGGGAAAAAATGAAAGGGCTATCAGAATTGACCTTGAACAGGCTACATTAGTGCTTAAGCTTTTCCGACCTAACTTGATGATCTTTGATGGGAATTTGCGCATGTTCAATCAAAGACTGATTACGGATAGAGAATTGACTTTGGATTCCTTTGATCGTGATATCTCTGATGATAAAGAGACCTTTATCCGCGTGGGTTACAAAAAGCAATTTTATACCTTAGGTAAAGACCTTATCGCTTATCTGGATGAAAAAACCAGAGGCCTGGATGCAGATCAGACCTGGGAAGAAATACAAGCACTGTTAGCCTATCTAGAGCATCCCAAAATTTATCTAAATCGAACTTTACCTGCGATCTCCCTTCTTGAGGGGGAAGAAATGAACTCAGCATCCCAGGCTATTCAGGTTTTCGCTCAACTCTATTTGAAGTCGAATGGCCTAGAGCGCTTGAGGCAGCAACGTTTGCAAATCAATGCCCGGGATCTAGCTAAAACCACGGCTTATATAGAGGAGCTGGAGAGAAAGAAGGCCAAGTGGGAAAGCGGATTGAAAAATGAGGAAATTGGGCATTTGATCATGGCACATTTGCATCTTATTCCTGATGGGGCCACAGAAGTTAGTCTTCCTAATTTCTATGGAACCGGAGAGGTGAAGGTGAAGTTGAAAAAGGAATTATCTGCTCAAAAGAATGCAGAATCTTACTACAGAAAAAGTAAGAACGAACGTATTGAACAAGAAAATCTAGAAAGGAATATTGAAAGGGCCTATGGCCGCTTGGAAGCATTGGAAGAAGAGCGAGAGTTGATTTCCTCAACAGAAGATCCCAAAGTACTTAGAAGGGTAGAAAAGGCAAAAGAGATTGAATTTCCGTTTAAGGAATTTATTTACAAAAAAGTAAAGATTTGGGTGGGCAAAAACGCGAAGAATAATGATTTGCTTATCACCCGATATGCACATAAAGATGAATGGTGGCTTCATGCAAGAGATACTACTGGTTCACATGTCATCATTAAACATGTTTCTCCAAGCGCGGAGATCCTAGAATACGCCGCTAGAATAGCAGCTTATTATTCAAAAAGAAAATCTGAGGGTTTAGTGCCCGTTCAGGTAACCCAAAGGAAATTTATACGAAAAGGGAAAAATTTACCAGCAGGACAGGTTATTGTAGACAAAGAACAAACTTTGCTAGTAGAACCGCACCCCGGATTATAA
- a CDS encoding aromatic amino acid hydroxylase encodes MKQINTFGNAAVAALPAHLLRYVVDQNYERYTWIDQAVWRYVMRQNYNYLKEIAYYPYIRGLHQAGLSIERIPDLQTINDHLGKIGWGAVTVDGFIPPSAFMEYQAHRVLVIAADIRRLEHIEYTPAPDIIHESAGHAPIIAEPEYHAYLSYFGSIGAKAMFSAKDFELYESIREVSILKESEDKEALKAAEEKLQYISENMGEPSEMALLSRLHWWTVEYGLIGTLEDPKIYGAGLLSSIGESKSCMRPEVKKLPYTIDAINYAYDITKPQPQLFVTPHFNRLLEVLEEFASTMAFRRGGAESLKKAVDCGQVCTVSLDSGVEISGKFISYSGDVDFIKTEGPTALAYGGRQLPGHDKTLHKEGYSSPIGEYFIQKGSLSVGEDVLLQYASGYTVEGRVTETLFQEGRLIVATLMECTVRTPTAEICYRPEWGRFDLVLGIKVISVYSGAADKSAYETDVYLSEQSTKKEEYSSKLHEIYGGIRQIREGGWDISPLKDYFAILQNEFPEDWLASLEILELWPDPAVEAHLNQLKERFPEYRQVIEDGLRLHYEHSSYRSK; translated from the coding sequence ATGAAGCAGATCAATACCTTTGGCAATGCTGCTGTGGCCGCTTTGCCTGCACATTTACTTCGTTATGTGGTGGACCAAAATTACGAAAGGTACACTTGGATAGATCAGGCGGTATGGCGATACGTCATGCGTCAAAATTATAATTACCTTAAAGAGATAGCCTATTATCCTTATATCAGGGGACTTCATCAAGCCGGTTTAAGCATTGAGAGAATTCCAGATCTTCAGACCATAAATGATCATCTAGGAAAGATAGGCTGGGGCGCGGTCACGGTAGATGGATTTATTCCCCCTTCCGCATTTATGGAATACCAGGCTCACCGGGTCTTGGTCATTGCAGCAGACATTAGGCGTTTAGAACATATTGAATATACGCCTGCACCGGATATAATACATGAGAGTGCCGGACATGCCCCCATCATAGCAGAGCCGGAATATCATGCTTATCTAAGTTATTTTGGAAGCATTGGAGCTAAAGCCATGTTTTCTGCCAAGGATTTTGAACTGTATGAGTCCATCAGAGAGGTAAGTATACTAAAAGAGAGTGAGGACAAGGAAGCTTTGAAAGCAGCAGAAGAAAAGCTTCAATACATTTCAGAAAACATGGGTGAACCATCAGAAATGGCTTTGCTGAGCCGTTTGCACTGGTGGACAGTAGAATATGGCTTGATTGGAACTCTGGAAGATCCGAAGATTTATGGTGCCGGTCTTTTGTCGTCTATAGGAGAAAGTAAGTCGTGTATGCGTCCGGAGGTGAAGAAACTACCTTATACCATAGACGCTATAAATTATGCTTATGATATTACTAAGCCACAACCTCAATTGTTCGTAACACCCCATTTCAACAGGCTATTAGAAGTCCTAGAAGAATTTGCATCAACGATGGCATTTAGAAGAGGAGGAGCTGAAAGTTTGAAAAAAGCGGTGGACTGCGGTCAGGTGTGTACCGTAAGCTTGGATTCTGGGGTGGAGATCAGCGGTAAGTTTATTTCATATTCCGGAGATGTAGACTTTATAAAGACAGAAGGACCTACAGCTTTGGCGTATGGTGGTAGGCAACTGCCCGGGCATGATAAGACTCTGCATAAAGAAGGTTATTCTAGTCCAATAGGTGAATACTTTATTCAAAAAGGTAGTTTATCTGTAGGAGAAGATGTTCTTCTTCAATATGCTTCTGGCTACACGGTAGAAGGAAGAGTAACGGAAACCTTGTTTCAGGAGGGGAGATTGATAGTTGCAACCTTAATGGAATGTACTGTACGTACTCCAACCGCTGAGATTTGCTATAGACCAGAGTGGGGAAGGTTTGATTTAGTTTTAGGTATCAAAGTGATAAGCGTCTACAGTGGAGCCGCTGATAAGAGTGCTTATGAGACGGATGTATATCTTAGCGAACAAAGCACGAAAAAAGAGGAGTATTCTAGTAAATTGCACGAAATTTACGGCGGGATTCGGCAGATAAGGGAAGGCGGTTGGGATATAAGCCCTTTAAAAGATTACTTTGCCATATTACAAAATGAATTTCCGGAAGATTGGCTTGCATCTTTAGAGATCTTGGAGTTGTGGCCTGATCCAGCCGTGGAAGCACATTTGAATCAGTTGAAAGAACGTTTTCCGGAATATAGGCAAGTGATAGAGGACGGATTAAGATTACATTATGAACATAGTAGTTACAGGAGCAAGTAG
- a CDS encoding SDR family oxidoreductase encodes MNIVVTGASSGLGFETALELSKKGEHRVVAISRNTDKLKRLLEIGRSLNPDIQLIPVSFDLVNDDIKLLQDFIIRTLGSVDILINNAGQLINKPFMKTTSEEFLGLLQANVLSHFSISKALVPFMNKGAHILNIGSMGGYGGSVKFPGLSAYSASKGALHILTECMAVELQEYEIKVNCLALGSVQTEMLEEAFPGYTSPVMAFEMGEYVADFALNGSRFYNGKVLTVALTTP; translated from the coding sequence ATGAACATAGTAGTTACAGGAGCAAGTAGTGGATTAGGGTTTGAGACAGCCTTAGAACTGAGTAAGAAAGGGGAACATAGGGTGGTGGCTATTTCCAGGAATACGGATAAATTGAAAAGATTATTGGAAATAGGTCGGAGTCTGAATCCCGATATACAATTGATCCCGGTTAGTTTTGATCTGGTGAATGATGATATCAAGCTCCTTCAAGATTTTATTATTCGTACCTTGGGTTCTGTAGATATATTGATCAATAATGCAGGGCAATTGATCAATAAACCCTTTATGAAAACTACTTCTGAAGAGTTTTTGGGTTTATTGCAAGCTAATGTTCTTAGTCATTTTTCCATTTCCAAAGCATTGGTTCCTTTTATGAATAAAGGAGCCCATATCCTCAACATAGGTAGCATGGGAGGTTACGGGGGATCAGTTAAATTTCCGGGACTTTCGGCCTATTCTGCCTCAAAAGGGGCACTACATATTCTAACAGAATGCATGGCGGTAGAACTTCAGGAATATGAGATCAAAGTCAACTGTCTGGCCCTAGGTTCTGTTCAAACAGAAATGCTTGAAGAGGCATTTCCAGGATACACTAGTCCGGTAATGGCATTTGAAATGGGAGAATATGTGGCAGACTTCGCTTTAAACGGCAGTAGGTTCTATAACGGTAAAGTGTTGACTGTAGCTTTGACTACTCCCTAG